A DNA window from Synchiropus splendidus isolate RoL2022-P1 chromosome 2, RoL_Sspl_1.0, whole genome shotgun sequence contains the following coding sequences:
- the LOC128754784 gene encoding nuclear distribution protein nudE homolog 1-A-like isoform X1, with the protein MVEPPKHAFASIEEELGFWKDQAQRQQQRAEESQEELQEFQQMSRDYEAELEAELKQCEGQNKELRSENSRLQIELENIKEKFEAQHSDTFRHISTLEEELTETKAVRDHLQKYIRELEQSNDDLERTKRATIMSLEDFEQRMNQVIERNAFLESELDEKENLLESVQRLKDEARDLRQELAVRQKERRPSSSLGKDSDRADLLAANPVTPSKPMSSFVTPPASSIRRGEQQKRQFTGYKKIQHTHPDFAVGDGLTGTPLTTSARISALNIVGELLRKVGNLESKLASCRDFAYDTSVSRQALTAGPGSPSGVEGSGDLQSNCMSPPPQYDSLVKRLEFGPAPPRGMSQGAQSPQGGVKILL; encoded by the exons ATGGTAGAACCACCAAAACACGCCTTTGCTTCGATAGAAGAGGAGCTGGGCTTCTGGAAAGACCAAgctcagaggcagcagcagcg AGCCGAGGAGTCacaagaggagctgcaggagttCCAACAGATGAGTCGAGATTATGAAGCGGAGTTGGAGGCTGAATTAAAACAATGTGAAGGCCAAAATAAGGAGCTGAGATCAGAAAACAGCCGACTCCAGATAGAACTAGAAAACATAAAG GAGAAGTTTGAGGCCCAACATTCCGACACGTTCCGTCACATCTCCACTCTGGAGGAAGAGCTGACTGAGACCAAAGCTGTCAGAGACCACCTGCAGAAGTACATCAGAGAGCTTGAGCAGTCCAACGATGACCTGGAAAGGACCAAACG GGCCACCATCATGTCCCTGGAGGACTTTGAGCAGCGGATGAACCAGGTCATTGAGAGAAATGCTTTTCTGGAAAGCGAGCTGGATGAAAAGGAGAACCTGCTGGAGTCGGTTCAGCGACTGAAGGACGAAGCCCGAg ATCTTCGCCAGGAGCTGGCTGTGCGTCAGAAGGAGCGGCGGCCCTCCAGCAGTCTGGGCAAAGACAGCGACCGAGCTGACCTGCTTGCTGCTAACCCGGTCACACCATCTAAACCCATGAGCTCCTTCGTCACGCCGCCCGCGTCCAGCATCCGCAGAGGTGAGCAACAGAAACGACAGTTCACTGGTTATAAAAAAATCCAACATACTCACCCTGACTTTGCTGTAGGCGACGGGCTAACAGGGACGCCCCTCACTACCTCTGCTAGAATATCGGCTCTAAATATCGTTGGGGAGCTCCTGAGAAAAGTTGGG AACCTGGAGTCCAAGTTGGCCTCGTGTCGAGACTTTGCCTACGACACCTCAGTCAGCAGACAGGCTCTTACCGCCGGTCCTGGAAGCCCTTCAGGTGTGGAGGGAAGTGGTGACCTCCAAAGCAACTGCATGAGCCCCCCTCCTCAGTATGACAG TTTAGTGAAGCGGCTGGAGTTCGGACCTGCTCCTCCAAGAGGGATGTCGCAGGGCGCACAGTCTCCACAAGGGGGAGTCAAAATCCTGCTATGA
- the LOC128754784 gene encoding nuclear distribution protein nudE homolog 1-B-like isoform X2: protein MVEPPKHAFASIEEELGFWKDQAQRQQQRAEESQEELQEFQQMSRDYEAELEAELKQCEGQNKELRSENSRLQIELENIKEKFEAQHSDTFRHISTLEEELTETKAVRDHLQKYIRELEQSNDDLERTKRATIMSLEDFEQRMNQVIERNAFLESELDEKENLLESVQRLKDEARDLRQELAVRQKERRPSSSLGKDSDRADLLAANPVTPSKPMSSFVTPPASSIRRGDGLTGTPLTTSARISALNIVGELLRKVGNLESKLASCRDFAYDTSVSRQALTAGPGSPSGVEGSGDLQSNCMSPPPQYDSLVKRLEFGPAPPRGMSQGAQSPQGGVKILL, encoded by the exons ATGGTAGAACCACCAAAACACGCCTTTGCTTCGATAGAAGAGGAGCTGGGCTTCTGGAAAGACCAAgctcagaggcagcagcagcg AGCCGAGGAGTCacaagaggagctgcaggagttCCAACAGATGAGTCGAGATTATGAAGCGGAGTTGGAGGCTGAATTAAAACAATGTGAAGGCCAAAATAAGGAGCTGAGATCAGAAAACAGCCGACTCCAGATAGAACTAGAAAACATAAAG GAGAAGTTTGAGGCCCAACATTCCGACACGTTCCGTCACATCTCCACTCTGGAGGAAGAGCTGACTGAGACCAAAGCTGTCAGAGACCACCTGCAGAAGTACATCAGAGAGCTTGAGCAGTCCAACGATGACCTGGAAAGGACCAAACG GGCCACCATCATGTCCCTGGAGGACTTTGAGCAGCGGATGAACCAGGTCATTGAGAGAAATGCTTTTCTGGAAAGCGAGCTGGATGAAAAGGAGAACCTGCTGGAGTCGGTTCAGCGACTGAAGGACGAAGCCCGAg ATCTTCGCCAGGAGCTGGCTGTGCGTCAGAAGGAGCGGCGGCCCTCCAGCAGTCTGGGCAAAGACAGCGACCGAGCTGACCTGCTTGCTGCTAACCCGGTCACACCATCTAAACCCATGAGCTCCTTCGTCACGCCGCCCGCGTCCAGCATCCGCAGAG GCGACGGGCTAACAGGGACGCCCCTCACTACCTCTGCTAGAATATCGGCTCTAAATATCGTTGGGGAGCTCCTGAGAAAAGTTGGG AACCTGGAGTCCAAGTTGGCCTCGTGTCGAGACTTTGCCTACGACACCTCAGTCAGCAGACAGGCTCTTACCGCCGGTCCTGGAAGCCCTTCAGGTGTGGAGGGAAGTGGTGACCTCCAAAGCAACTGCATGAGCCCCCCTCCTCAGTATGACAG TTTAGTGAAGCGGCTGGAGTTCGGACCTGCTCCTCCAAGAGGGATGTCGCAGGGCGCACAGTCTCCACAAGGGGGAGTCAAAATCCTGCTATGA